Proteins encoded within one genomic window of Camelina sativa cultivar DH55 chromosome 19, Cs, whole genome shotgun sequence:
- the LOC104764173 gene encoding loricrin-like codes for MNKQDVMKLQTCVLKVNVHCEGCKHKVKKQLQKIEGVYSVKADVEQGRVTVTGNVDPALLVKKLSKSGKHAEILGGGGGGGGGGGGKGFPNMNGQFANLNMNGNSKPKGGKESNQVKGKAGGGGGGGGQIHGHGQPMQLTPQQIQQMMMMKAAAAAHGGGNGGGQMKMPPPMAAKDQKKSVKFAEEDDDEFSEDDYDDEDFSEDDYDDDEFDDDEDDHDEMGHGHGGGGGGNHMPPNKMMMPNKMPQMNGHHGGGGGGPKGPNEIMMMMNGFKGGGGFEIPVQMMGMSEGKNGKDSKRGGKGGGGEKGKKEGKENKGNGGKTGKTDAKSGGGGLLGFFKKGKSSKGDEKKGAGKKDGGGGNKVKSSGAGGVQHYDKGPKKGGGGSKGGGHGGHDIDELMKHSKGGGGGGGNKGNHNHGAKGIGGPMGQVGPMGPGGPMGMMGPGGPMGMMGPSGPMGPPMGQGGAYPAVQGLPMSGGGGYYQQPPQANHQMNQQQYMQMMMNQQQQQQQQQQAAAHGGYGGGHGGDMYHPMMYARPYPAVNYAHPPPMPPPHSDSYTHMFSDENPGGCSVM; via the exons ATGAATAAACAAGATGTTATGAAACTTCAG ACTTGTGTTCTGAAAGTGAACGTACACTGTGAAGGATGTAAGCATAAAGTGAAGAAACAGTTGCAGAAAATTGAAG GCGTCTACTCTGTAAAAGCAGATGTAGAGCAGGGAAGAGTGACTGTCACAGGGAACGTTGACCCAGCTCTTCTGGTAAAGAAGCTCAGCAAGTCAGGCAAACATGCCGAGATCTTAGGCGGTGGTGGAGGCGGGGGCGGGGGCGGAGGAGGAAAAGGGTTTCCTAATATGAATGGGCAATTTGCAAATCTCAACATGAATGGGAACAGTAAGCCTAAAGGTGGAAAAGAGAGTAACCAAGTCAAGGGTAAAGCTGGTggcggtggcggaggaggaggtcAGATTCATGGACATGGCCAACCAATGCAATTGACTCCTCAACAGATTCaacaaatgatgatgatgaaagctgctgctgctgctcatgGCGGTGGTAATGGTGGTGGTCAGATGAAGATGCCGCCGCCTATGGCAGCTAAGGATCAGAAGAAGTCAGTTAAGTTTgcggaagaagatgatgatgagtttagtGAGGATGACTATGATGATGAGGATTTCAGTgaagatgattatgatgatgatgagttcgatgatgatgaagatgaccATGACGAGATGGGTCATGGTCAtggaggaggcggaggaggtaATCACATGCCTCCTAACAAGATGATGATGCCAAACAAGATGCCTCAGATGAATGGTCATcatggcggtggtggtggtggaccGAAGGGGCCTAAtgagataatgatgatgatgaatgggtTCAAAGGCGGAGGAGGGTTTGAGATTCCGGTGCAAATGATGGGAATGAGTGAGGGTAAAAATGGAAAAGATAGTAAAAGGGGAGGTAAaggcggaggaggagagaagGGTAAGAAAGAAGGGAAAGAGAATAAAGGAAATGGGGGCAAAACCGGAAAAACAGATGCCaaaagtggtggtggtggcctTCTAGGGTTTTTCAAAAAGGGTAAAAGCAGTAAAGGAGATGAGAAGAAGGGAGCAGGGAAGAAAGATGGGGGTGGGGGTAACAAGGTCAAATCATCTGGAGCAGGAGGAGTTCAACATTATGATAAAGGGCCTAAAAAAGGAGGCGGCGGGTCCAAAGGAGGTGGCCATGGGGGCCATGATATTGATGAGCTTATGAAACACAgcaaaggaggaggaggtggtggaggtAACAAGGGCAATCATAACCACGGTGCCAAAGGGATTGGTGGCCCAATGGGACAAGTTGGTCCGATGGGTCCAGGTGGTCCGATGGGTATGATGGGTCCTGGCGGTCCTATGGGTATGATGGGTCCAAGTGGTCCGATGGGACCACCAATGGGACAAGGCGGAGCTTACCCGGCGGTTCAAGGCTTACCGATGAGCGGAGGCGGAGGATATTATCAGCAACCACCTCAAGCAAATCATCAAATGAACCAGCAACAGTATATGCAAATGAtgatgaaccaacaacaacaacaacagcagcagcagcaagcgGCAGCTCATGGAGGCTATGGAGGTGGTCACGGTGGTGACATGTACCACCCAATGATGTATGCTCGGCCTTACCCTGCAGTGAACTATGCTCACCCGCCTCCAATGCCGCCTCCTCACTCGGATTCTTATACTCATATGTTCAGCGATGAGAATCCTGGTGGTTGTAGTGTTATGTGA